In Deltaproteobacteria bacterium, the genomic window GAGGGCGGCATTTCAGGCTATGTGAGCCTGAATACACAGGCCACTGACCCTAAGAGCCACACCCTCGTCGAATCTCTTCTACTTGATTCCCAGCGCTACCGCTACCTGCTAAATTCCGATGGTAGACCCTAAGGGAGACTCTAAGGGAGACTCTAAGGGAGAATATTCGCCGCTTATTTCGGCAAGAAATCGGCCAGGCGGATTTTGGTCATGATCTCCTGCGGCACGCGCAGCTCGGGCGCAAAGCCGTCCAACGGTTTGGTTGCATCTAAACCCATCTTCGCATTGACGCCGCCGGGGCCGGCTGAGGGGTCGAGCTCGCTGCCTTGGGCGCCGGCGATCACGACTAAATCCTTGTCGGCTTGAAAGCGATTCGACACTGCCCAGAGCACCTGCTCTTCATCAAACACATCGATGTCGTCGTCGACGACGACGACATGCTTTAGCAGCATGTCGGAGGCGATGGCGGCGCAGATGGCGTTCTTCGCTTGGCCGGGGGTGCGTTTCGCAATCGAAATATAGGCGTGAAAGCGGCAGTTGCCGGACACCGGCATGCAGACACTTTTTACCGTCGGCACGGTCTGGCGCAGGGCACGGATCAGTGCGGCTTCGCGCGGCACTGCGCCCATCAGTTTGTGCTCGGTGTAGCCGGCATGAACGTCTTGGAAAATATAGTTTTTGCGATGGGTGACGGCGGTGACTTCGATGACTTGGCGCTCGTCTTTGGACACCGCGTGGCCGGTGAATTCACCGAAGGGGCCCTCTTCGCGGCGCAGGTTCGGCAGAATTTTTCCCTCGATGATGAGCTCAGCATCCGCCGGCACTAGCACTGGAACCGTCTTGGCCTTTACCACGCGCAGCGGCTCCTGCATCATGCCGCCGATGACGGCATATTCGTCATCGGTGGCCGGTGTGAACGCCTGGGCGCCGAGGGAAAACAACGGATGCACGCCGACGACGATGGCGATCGGCAGCGCCGCGCCGCGCCGCTCGACTTTGTTTTGTAGCGTCCAGAGGTGGCGGCCGATGGCCATGAAAATTCTTAGCTCGCGCTTGCCCGCCATCATCAGTCGATTGTAGCTGGTGTTGCGTACACCCGAGTCAGGATCGGGTGCAACGACGATGCCTGCGGTGACGTAGGGGGCCGCGTTGACGTCGTAATGGGTGAGCAGTGGAATTTTTGCCAGATCGACTTCATCGCCGAGCTTAAAGACCTCCTGCACTGGCGCGTCGGTGACTTCCACCGGCGCGATGGGTTTGCCTTGACGCTCGGTGAACTTTGCCGCGAGGTCTTCCGGTTTGCATTCCATCGCGAGAGCCATGAGTTTGCGGCTTGCTTGCGCGTTGATCACCACTGGGGCGTCGCTCCCCTCGACCTTTTCACAGTAAAGCAGAGGGAATCGCTTGGCTTTTTCCAATTGCGTCAACAGCGCGGTGATCTCGTAGCGCGGCGAGATCGCTTTTGTCACATGTGCAACTTCCTCGGGATACTTCGCTTCCAGTCGTGCGATGAAATTGCGCAGGTCTTTGGGCATGTGCGTCAACTCCCCAAATTTGGTTGGCTGAATATCAAATGGCCGAACGAGCATGTTAATAACAAGAGCGCATGAGATTGAGCGGGCCTATAAAAAAACAAAAGCCAAGGACATCGTGGTTAGATGCCCTTGGCTCTATTACTGAGCAAATTCGAAACTTACTACTTTACGTGTTTGCTCACCAACTTGGTCATCTCGAACATGGTGACCGTTTT contains:
- a CDS encoding UbiD family decarboxylase; translated protein: MLVRPFDIQPTKFGELTHMPKDLRNFIARLEAKYPEEVAHVTKAISPRYEITALLTQLEKAKRFPLLYCEKVEGSDAPVVINAQASRKLMALAMECKPEDLAAKFTERQGKPIAPVEVTDAPVQEVFKLGDEVDLAKIPLLTHYDVNAAPYVTAGIVVAPDPDSGVRNTSYNRLMMAGKRELRIFMAIGRHLWTLQNKVERRGAALPIAIVVGVHPLFSLGAQAFTPATDDEYAVIGGMMQEPLRVVKAKTVPVLVPADAELIIEGKILPNLRREEGPFGEFTGHAVSKDERQVIEVTAVTHRKNYIFQDVHAGYTEHKLMGAVPREAALIRALRQTVPTVKSVCMPVSGNCRFHAYISIAKRTPGQAKNAICAAIASDMLLKHVVVVDDDIDVFDEEQVLWAVSNRFQADKDLVVIAGAQGSELDPSAGPGGVNAKMGLDATKPLDGFAPELRVPQEIMTKIRLADFLPK